One region of Akkermansiaceae bacterium genomic DNA includes:
- a CDS encoding NTP transferase domain-containing protein: MTQAFILGAGLGTRLRPLTDHLPKPLVPLHQRPLAAWTVDACERAGISRFAINTHHLPEAWEGFGGGKDITLFHEPVLLETGGGLKNIEGWIQDEPLLVHNGDIYSTLPLHELMAAHKASGLPVTLAVRSFGEARHIALNHIEDRVTDIRGMLGKAEGTHVFTGIYCINPVFLGMLPKDEKISVIPAFLELAREGKLGAVVLDEGEWLDLGERESYLEAHRKLALADAIHPSAKVDGAKIEGSVVGEGAVIGAGAEVIDSVIWAGARVLPGARLERCIVCSGTPVGGQHVDEDM, encoded by the coding sequence ATGACGCAGGCATTCATTCTGGGAGCGGGTCTGGGCACCAGACTCCGGCCTCTGACCGACCACCTCCCAAAGCCATTGGTACCGCTGCACCAGCGTCCGCTGGCGGCGTGGACGGTGGATGCCTGCGAGCGGGCTGGAATCAGCCGGTTCGCCATCAACACTCACCACCTGCCGGAAGCGTGGGAAGGATTCGGCGGCGGAAAGGACATCACGCTGTTCCATGAGCCGGTCCTGCTTGAAACGGGCGGGGGATTGAAAAACATCGAAGGCTGGATCCAGGACGAGCCGCTGCTGGTCCACAATGGTGACATCTACTCCACCCTGCCGCTGCACGAGCTGATGGCGGCGCACAAGGCGTCCGGCCTGCCGGTGACGCTGGCGGTGAGATCTTTCGGCGAGGCCCGCCACATCGCCCTCAACCATATCGAGGACCGGGTGACGGACATCCGCGGGATGTTGGGCAAGGCGGAGGGAACGCATGTGTTCACCGGTATTTACTGTATCAATCCGGTGTTCCTCGGAATGCTGCCGAAGGACGAAAAAATTTCGGTGATCCCCGCATTTCTGGAACTCGCCCGGGAAGGGAAGCTGGGCGCGGTGGTGCTGGATGAAGGGGAGTGGCTGGATCTCGGCGAGCGGGAGTCCTATCTGGAAGCCCACCGGAAGCTGGCGCTGGCGGACGCCATCCACCCGTCCGCGAAAGTGGACGGAGCGAAGATCGAAGGTTCCGTCGTGGGTGAGGGTGCCGTCATCGGTGCCGGCGCGGAGGTGATCGATTCGGTCATCTGGGCCGGTGCCCGGGTTCTGCCGGGTGCAAGGCTGGAGCGCTGCATCGTTTGTTCCGGAACTCCGGTGGGCGGGCAGCACGTTGACGAAGATATGTAA
- a CDS encoding class I SAM-dependent RNA methyltransferase: protein MQRPPKKFVPHPFAYHQEIDVEIQSLTNLGSGVARVDGWVVFVPFSLPGETVRARVFRNDKNCSHADLVEVLKPSPERVEPGCPIFGDCGGCQYQHLSYDQQLAWKTRQVGELMKHMAGIEYPVNHCLSSEQVWNYRSKITPHFEKEKDGRIGPIGFLMNGRRSQLVDVPQCPIAMKEINAALPAIREDIRGNTHRYKRGATILLRATAEKVETNPKATAIEKVGDLTFQFLAGDFFQNNPFILPLFTGYVAKQAVAAGAKYLVDAYCGSGLFALTLAKHFEKVAGVEVSETSCEWARKNAKGNNITNAEFLTASAEAIFDVISFPAANSAVVIDPPRKGCTPEFLDQLIKFGPSRVVYVSCDPATQVRDLKQLSEGGYQLADVQPFDLFPHTRHLECVMTLVKA from the coding sequence ATGCAGCGCCCGCCCAAAAAGTTTGTCCCGCATCCTTTCGCCTACCATCAGGAAATTGATGTGGAGATCCAGTCCCTCACCAACCTGGGATCCGGGGTGGCGCGGGTGGATGGTTGGGTGGTGTTCGTGCCGTTTTCCCTGCCCGGCGAAACCGTGCGCGCCCGCGTCTTCCGCAATGACAAGAACTGCTCCCATGCGGATCTGGTGGAGGTGCTGAAGCCATCTCCGGAGCGCGTGGAACCCGGCTGCCCGATCTTCGGCGACTGCGGCGGCTGCCAGTACCAGCACCTTTCCTACGACCAGCAACTGGCTTGGAAGACCCGCCAGGTGGGCGAGCTGATGAAGCACATGGCGGGCATCGAGTATCCGGTGAACCACTGCCTTTCCTCCGAGCAGGTGTGGAACTACCGCTCGAAGATCACGCCGCATTTCGAGAAGGAGAAGGATGGCCGCATCGGCCCCATCGGTTTCCTGATGAACGGCCGCCGCTCCCAGTTGGTGGACGTGCCGCAGTGCCCGATCGCGATGAAGGAAATCAACGCCGCGCTGCCCGCGATCCGCGAGGACATCCGCGGCAACACCCACCGCTACAAGCGAGGCGCGACCATCCTGCTGAGGGCCACGGCCGAAAAGGTGGAGACTAACCCGAAGGCGACCGCCATCGAGAAAGTCGGCGACCTCACCTTCCAGTTCCTCGCGGGCGACTTCTTCCAGAACAACCCGTTCATCCTGCCGCTGTTCACCGGCTACGTCGCGAAGCAGGCGGTCGCCGCCGGGGCGAAGTACCTGGTGGATGCCTACTGCGGCTCCGGTCTGTTCGCGCTGACGCTGGCGAAGCACTTCGAGAAAGTCGCCGGCGTCGAGGTTTCCGAAACGTCCTGCGAATGGGCGCGCAAGAACGCGAAGGGCAACAACATCACCAACGCGGAGTTCCTCACCGCCTCCGCCGAGGCGATCTTCGACGTCATCAGCTTCCCGGCGGCGAACTCCGCCGTGGTGATCGACCCGCCGCGCAAGGGCTGCACGCCGGAGTTCCTGGACCAGCTCATCAAGTTCGGCCCGTCACGCGTGGTCTATGTTTCCTGCGACCCGGCGACCCAGGTGCGTGACCTGAAGCAGCTCTCCGAAGGCGGCTACCAACTGGCGGATGTGCAGCCGTTCGATCTTTTCCCGCAC
- a CDS encoding PQQ-dependent sugar dehydrogenase yields MRKFLLALAVMLSCSAICGAAPGLDAPQPVGAYLNGVFPQTTPGPTGTWGTADAFPNLTFIDPVRMIKDPLSAAHVYIVCRNGEIWRIPFSSTATTAQKVRFLDRKANTWGYWDTGMLSMAFHPEYGVPGSPNRGYVYVFYQYIPVPIANNVGSSSYMRVSRFTVPDGATVADPASEYVLIQQYDRHNWHGGGGMFFAPDGFLHIVIGDEGDANDSHGAAQKLNSRLFSGILRIDVDRDPEKSHPIRRQPAQLSMPSGWPQSFTQGYYIPDDNPWQDPAGGILEEFWTVGTRSPHSMHFDRASGDIWIADVGQGTREEITIARKGGNHQWPYKEGLANGPKAKPANLIGEDNPPVYDYGRSMGGCIIGGIVYRGSLHSGSLTGKYIFGDHNTKAIYALNRPQGAAASAEYLTEVKRSGGTKAGLSGICEGPDGEVYFMELGNTGADTGKIYKLVRTGGAVADPPQLLSQTGAFSNLATLTPAQGLIPYDVNSPLWTDGAEKKRWIAIPNNGTHNTAAEQVTYSETGAWKFPVGTVLVKHFALPVDERNPSIVKPVETRFFVHGSNGTYYGVTYRWNEAGTDAQLMTTGGSRDMTVTKADGTTRTQRWDFPSRSDCRTCHTTSSDNVLGVRSHQLAGDHYYSLTGRTSDQLETWNSLGIFGTSFGSRNPATLPRAVNPHDPHASLDQRVKSYLDANCSHCHHPSGVSANFDATFSTALFAQGIVGGLINRPINGQTDKVVDPGNIARSLLHGRFSVTGTNQMPPLGKNVVDTKAVALVEDWIRSLDSAGFPDATFGIRGDYYTGRNFNTLAFSRVDTAVNFNWENGPPGAGVSEDDFSVRWQGKLIPPSTGTYTLHATGDDGIRVKINGSTIINAWIDQPPTEHSGTVTLTADQAVDLVVEYYEATGGSVASLAWTGPGISKQAIPPSAYRLSQPFNAAPVARNDAFTVTHGAPSTLDVLANDEDGDAPLGIHGVAIKTPPSHGTVRIDGAGKRLVYTHNGLSSRSDSFTYTVTDPEGVASNTATVTLSIPFDFAAWAASTPGAGGSAASNGDGDLYPDLLEFALGGSPQSGAFAAGEPLALVEQSGAVSFTVRRPVGLSGVRHEVFTSPDLVTWTLAGTPVISPDGSGYEKLAFQGLEGRPGLTADRGFARLKVTLEPSGGSAVSLPLGWLAAEFGAGTRTLGNPFRTAVFSSKVTSVTGNKLRVMGDPPATSGYVEITTGTHEGRRFDVTGISGNEIELAGTLPDLAGANLVLCQHDTLGGTFPKDLFRGSTNPGEADQVQFHVNDGTSQPKFELFYLLDARPGNATHQWRAFIPGGGDRGGRIISAGEGVFVKRQAGVPTARIVLRGQVRANAFRQTLRQGVNLTASPFPLPMTPRQRGMCDPLAGFTASTNVGNADQFQIMRNGAFRIFYLLDHPTLADPWRETVPGSPDYSDNPIFAPTEAAFMKRNQASHLHLIPLPWNP; encoded by the coding sequence ATGAGAAAGTTCCTCCTCGCCCTGGCAGTGATGCTTTCCTGCTCCGCGATCTGCGGGGCCGCTCCCGGTCTGGATGCCCCGCAACCGGTCGGTGCCTATCTCAACGGCGTCTTCCCGCAGACCACGCCGGGCCCGACAGGCACCTGGGGCACGGCAGATGCGTTTCCGAACCTGACGTTCATCGATCCGGTGCGGATGATCAAAGATCCGCTGAGCGCGGCGCATGTCTATATCGTGTGCCGGAACGGGGAGATCTGGCGGATTCCGTTTTCCTCCACCGCGACCACGGCGCAAAAGGTGAGGTTCCTTGATCGCAAGGCGAACACCTGGGGCTACTGGGACACCGGGATGCTCTCCATGGCATTCCACCCGGAGTATGGCGTGCCGGGCAGCCCCAACCGTGGCTACGTCTATGTCTTCTACCAATACATACCCGTCCCCATCGCGAACAATGTGGGATCTTCCTCCTACATGCGTGTGTCGCGCTTCACGGTGCCGGACGGGGCAACGGTCGCGGACCCTGCTTCCGAGTACGTGTTGATCCAGCAATACGACCGCCACAACTGGCATGGCGGCGGCGGCATGTTCTTCGCCCCGGACGGGTTCCTCCACATCGTGATCGGCGATGAAGGGGACGCGAACGATTCCCACGGCGCGGCGCAGAAGCTCAACTCCCGCCTGTTCAGCGGCATCCTGAGAATCGACGTGGACAGGGATCCGGAAAAGTCGCACCCGATCCGCAGACAACCGGCCCAGCTCAGCATGCCCAGCGGTTGGCCGCAGAGCTTCACACAGGGCTATTACATCCCGGATGACAATCCATGGCAGGACCCGGCGGGCGGCATTCTGGAGGAGTTCTGGACCGTCGGCACCCGCAGCCCCCACTCGATGCACTTCGACAGGGCTTCCGGCGACATCTGGATCGCGGATGTCGGGCAAGGGACGCGGGAGGAAATCACCATCGCCAGAAAAGGAGGCAACCACCAGTGGCCCTACAAGGAAGGACTCGCCAACGGCCCGAAGGCCAAGCCCGCCAACCTGATCGGCGAGGACAATCCGCCGGTCTATGACTACGGCCGCTCGATGGGCGGCTGCATCATCGGTGGCATCGTCTACCGGGGTTCCCTCCACTCCGGTTCCCTGACCGGGAAATACATCTTCGGGGACCACAACACGAAAGCCATCTATGCGCTGAACCGCCCGCAGGGTGCGGCCGCAAGCGCCGAGTACCTGACGGAAGTGAAACGCTCCGGAGGAACGAAAGCCGGTCTGTCCGGCATCTGCGAAGGACCGGACGGCGAGGTGTATTTCATGGAACTGGGGAACACCGGCGCGGACACCGGGAAGATCTACAAGCTGGTGAGGACGGGCGGTGCGGTCGCGGATCCGCCGCAGTTGCTTTCCCAAACGGGGGCTTTCAGCAACCTGGCGACCCTGACCCCGGCCCAAGGGCTGATTCCCTATGATGTGAACTCCCCGCTGTGGACGGATGGCGCGGAGAAGAAGCGCTGGATCGCCATCCCGAACAACGGCACCCACAACACCGCCGCGGAACAGGTCACCTACAGTGAGACGGGCGCGTGGAAGTTCCCCGTGGGGACGGTGCTGGTGAAACACTTCGCCCTGCCCGTGGATGAGCGGAACCCCTCCATCGTGAAGCCCGTCGAAACGCGGTTCTTCGTCCACGGTTCCAACGGAACCTACTACGGGGTGACCTACCGCTGGAACGAGGCGGGCACCGATGCCCAGCTCATGACCACCGGTGGATCGCGCGACATGACCGTGACCAAAGCGGATGGAACGACGCGGACGCAGCGCTGGGATTTCCCCAGCCGGTCGGACTGCCGCACCTGCCACACCACTTCATCGGACAACGTGCTGGGCGTACGCTCCCACCAGCTCGCCGGGGATCACTACTACTCCCTGACCGGCCGGACGTCCGACCAACTGGAGACATGGAATTCGCTGGGGATCTTCGGCACCTCGTTCGGCTCCAGGAATCCGGCCACCCTCCCGCGCGCGGTCAACCCGCACGATCCGCACGCGTCGCTGGACCAGCGGGTGAAGTCCTACCTGGACGCGAACTGCTCCCACTGCCATCACCCCAGCGGCGTTTCCGCGAACTTCGACGCGACCTTCAGCACCGCGCTGTTCGCCCAGGGCATCGTCGGCGGACTCATCAACCGGCCGATCAACGGGCAGACGGACAAAGTCGTGGACCCGGGGAACATCGCCCGCTCGCTGCTGCACGGCAGGTTCTCCGTGACGGGGACCAACCAGATGCCACCGCTGGGCAAGAATGTGGTGGACACGAAAGCCGTCGCGCTGGTGGAGGACTGGATCCGCAGCCTGGACAGCGCGGGCTTTCCCGATGCCACCTTCGGCATCCGCGGTGACTACTATACAGGGCGTAATTTCAACACCCTGGCCTTCTCGCGGGTGGACACGGCGGTGAATTTCAACTGGGAAAACGGGCCTCCGGGGGCCGGAGTCAGTGAGGATGACTTTTCCGTGCGCTGGCAGGGAAAACTCATCCCGCCATCGACGGGAACCTACACGCTGCATGCCACCGGTGACGACGGCATCCGCGTGAAGATCAACGGCAGCACCATCATCAACGCGTGGATCGACCAGCCACCGACGGAACACAGCGGGACAGTGACACTGACCGCGGATCAGGCGGTCGATCTGGTGGTGGAATACTACGAAGCCACCGGAGGCTCCGTGGCCTCCCTGGCATGGACCGGCCCGGGCATCTCCAAGCAGGCGATCCCGCCCTCCGCCTACCGCCTCTCGCAGCCCTTCAATGCCGCACCGGTCGCACGGAATGATGCCTTCACGGTCACGCACGGCGCACCTTCCACGCTGGACGTGCTGGCAAACGACGAGGACGGGGACGCACCCCTGGGCATCCATGGCGTGGCGATCAAGACACCACCGTCCCATGGCACCGTGAGGATCGACGGCGCGGGCAAACGCCTGGTCTATACCCACAACGGACTTTCCTCCCGCAGCGACTCCTTCACCTACACGGTGACGGACCCGGAGGGCGTCGCATCAAACACGGCGACGGTGACGCTTTCCATCCCGTTCGACTTCGCCGCGTGGGCGGCATCCACACCCGGCGCGGGTGGAAGCGCGGCCTCCAACGGCGACGGCGACCTTTATCCGGATTTGCTGGAATTCGCGCTCGGTGGCTCGCCACAGAGCGGAGCCTTCGCGGCGGGGGAACCGTTGGCGCTGGTGGAGCAAAGCGGCGCGGTATCGTTCACGGTCCGCCGTCCGGTTGGCCTGAGCGGCGTGCGCCACGAGGTCTTCACCAGCCCCGATCTGGTGACCTGGACACTGGCGGGGACGCCCGTCATTTCTCCGGATGGCAGCGGGTATGAGAAGCTGGCTTTCCAAGGACTGGAAGGACGTCCCGGCCTCACCGCGGACCGTGGCTTCGCACGGCTGAAGGTGACTCTGGAACCATCAGGAGGAAGTGCGGTGAGCCTGCCGCTGGGCTGGCTGGCGGCGGAGTTCGGAGCGGGCACGCGCACGCTGGGGAATCCGTTCAGGACCGCCGTGTTCTCGTCAAAGGTGACATCGGTCACCGGCAACAAGCTCAGGGTGATGGGAGATCCGCCCGCCACCTCCGGCTATGTGGAGATCACCACCGGAACCCATGAGGGCAGGAGATTCGACGTCACCGGCATTTCCGGAAACGAGATCGAACTGGCTGGCACCCTGCCGGATCTGGCCGGAGCAAATCTGGTGCTGTGCCAGCATGATACCCTGGGCGGGACTTTTCCGAAGGATCTGTTCAGGGGATCCACCAACCCGGGAGAGGCGGACCAAGTGCAGTTCCATGTGAATGACGGCACCTCCCAGCCGAAGTTCGAGCTTTTCTACCTGCTGGACGCACGTCCCGGAAATGCGACGCACCAGTGGCGCGCCTTCATCCCCGGCGGCGGCGACCGTGGAGGAAGGATCATTTCCGCCGGAGAGGGCGTGTTCGTGAAACGCCAGGCGGGAGTACCTACGGCGCGCATCGTACTGCGTGGCCAGGTGCGGGCGAACGCCTTCCGCCAGACGCTCCGGCAGGGGGTGAACCTCACCGCGTCCCCCTTCCCGCTGCCGATGACACCCCGGCAGCGCGGCATGTGTGATCCTCTTGCTGGATTCACCGCGTCCACCAACGTGGGCAATGCGGACCAGTTCCAGATCATGCGGAACGGCGCGTTCCGGATCTTCTACCTGCTCGATCATCCGACGCTCGCGGACCCATGGCGGGAAACCGTGCCGGGCAGTCCGGACTACAGTGACAACCCCATCTTCGCGCCCACGGAAGCCGCATTTATGAAGCGTAACCAGGCTTCCCATCTCCACCTGATCCCGCTACCCTGGAACCCCTGA
- a CDS encoding type II toxin-antitoxin system RelE/ParE family toxin — translation MNLVLSPAALSDLQGISDHTFQAWGEEQETRYLEAIWEALEKIRIHPEAFRLRTDLPGGCRSIRSGRHVIFFAITGTNVEVIRILHGAMDFPSHLSTE, via the coding sequence ATGAACCTGGTCCTTTCTCCAGCCGCTCTTTCCGATCTCCAGGGTATTTCCGATCATACCTTCCAAGCCTGGGGCGAAGAACAGGAAACCCGCTACCTCGAGGCAATCTGGGAGGCACTTGAGAAGATCCGTATCCATCCCGAGGCATTCAGGCTGCGGACGGATCTGCCCGGTGGTTGCCGTTCCATCCGCAGCGGCAGGCACGTCATCTTTTTCGCAATCACAGGCACCAACGTGGAGGTGATCCGCATCCTCCATGGGGCCATGGATTTCCCGTCCCATCTTTCAACCGAATGA
- a CDS encoding PEP-CTERM sorting domain-containing protein has protein sequence MEIPPISAVAGLILFAAIIPASAQSYESLTSEKSIQIVWASDAYATNLMADGTTTFGGSPVNIQFELGTFAVGFDPRGASPAEWAANWVVLQTAAYDKAEDQVIQTATLGSNAAPFSENTQAYIWGYTTKDLNSGMAQWIMLAADEWKWPSVDSLQPPTFSVSDAAKASEMILGSVNSTFNGVAYHMQLASVAAVPEPSVMVLPGLALLGLALRRKR, from the coding sequence ATGGAAATTCCCCCCATTTCCGCGGTCGCCGGACTGATCCTGTTTGCCGCGATCATTCCTGCATCCGCCCAAAGCTACGAAAGCCTCACAAGCGAGAAGAGCATCCAGATCGTATGGGCAAGCGATGCATACGCCACGAACCTGATGGCGGACGGCACCACGACCTTCGGAGGCTCTCCGGTGAACATCCAGTTCGAGCTGGGAACCTTCGCCGTGGGATTTGATCCACGCGGGGCGTCACCGGCGGAGTGGGCCGCGAACTGGGTGGTGCTGCAAACGGCGGCCTATGACAAAGCGGAGGACCAGGTGATCCAGACCGCCACACTGGGCAGCAACGCCGCGCCCTTTTCCGAGAATACGCAGGCCTACATCTGGGGCTACACGACCAAGGACCTGAACAGCGGCATGGCGCAGTGGATCATGCTGGCGGCGGATGAATGGAAGTGGCCGTCCGTGGACTCCCTGCAGCCGCCGACTTTCTCCGTATCCGATGCGGCCAAAGCCTCCGAGATGATCCTCGGATCGGTGAACAGCACCTTCAACGGCGTGGCCTACCACATGCAGCTCGCTTCCGTCGCGGCGGTTCCGGAGCCATCGGTGATGGTCCTGCCGGGGCTGGCACTGCTGGGACTGGCACTGCGCAGAAAGCGCTGA
- a CDS encoding type II toxin-antitoxin system ParD family antitoxin, producing MHVSLTPELEHQVRLKVESGLYNNASEVVRESLRMMLERDAITQRLKEELGVGIDQLKRGEGVSITNKADFMARARGRR from the coding sequence ATGCATGTTTCCCTCACGCCAGAACTGGAGCACCAGGTCCGACTGAAGGTCGAATCCGGACTCTACAACAACGCCAGTGAGGTCGTCCGGGAATCGTTGCGGATGATGCTTGAGCGCGATGCCATCACCCAGCGGCTTAAGGAAGAGCTTGGTGTGGGCATCGACCAACTGAAGCGGGGAGAAGGAGTATCCATTACGAACAAAGCCGACTTCATGGCACGGGCACGTGGCAGGAGATGA
- a CDS encoding PQQ-dependent sugar dehydrogenase, with protein sequence MRRFSISFLTIAALAACLPGHAETGPFLNGIFPKTAPGPSGTWALADAFPHLTFVDPVRLAADPRDATKAFVVCRNGQIWHIPFSPDAKPEDKVLALDLSANTLGFGDSGMMSMVFHPDFNIPDSPNRGHVYIYYQYVPEQPGDFDPATPNYLRLSRFTIADGAGVIDPASEFVLIQQFDRHAWHTGGGMFFGQDRFLYLAIGDEGGSKDFYKSGQKINDRLFGGILRIDVDQDPQRSHPVRRKPKAIPVPAGWPETFTQGYSIPNDNPWLDRKGGVLEEFWSIGTRNPHSMCLDEETGEIFVADVGQDSREEITIARKGGNHQWPYKEGTIDGPLKKPAKLIGKEVPPVFDYARSMGGCVIGGMVYRGPAHSGTLTGRYIFGDHASRGIYALDQSDAKHVEAEFLTSVPRSPGDKRRLSGISEGPDGEPYFIELGDPGTDTGKIHRLIRSGTPVPEPPRLLSQTGAFTDTAALTPSPALLPYAVNSPLWTDGAAKQRWISLPSGAEKVRYREQGEWDFPVGTVLVKHFALPVDDRDPAQVKPVETRFFVHGEGGLYYGVTYRWNEAGTDAELISKRENRKFQITGKDGKKRSQTWTFPSRSDCFTCHTPEAGSVLGLRSHQFSPEQLESWNRMGHFGESFGNRDAHALVRAVDPQDPHASLDDRVKSYLDANCAHCHHPGGVAANFDATYTRPLSAQKLVRGMVNRPFTGAQDRVVTAGDLPHSVLAARMGVTGDKQMPPLGKNVVDRKAVALVEDWIRSLDDDRFPPNTQPGLQADYYKGSRFDELVLSRTDPAVDFDWGNGYPAEEVGVGNFSVRWHGEVIPPASGTYTFIATNDDGIRVIVNGVKVIDSWADQPATERSGPIQLTVGRPADLVVEFYKSTPGATVKLAWSGPGITREIIPENAYRRSSTTDQEPVAEDDEIQMRKSGPTAIDVLDNDVGFNAPLGIHGVSITEAPAHGTIRISGATGKLTYTPGATGKKEDSFRYTVSDSRGLISNEATVVLTPGP encoded by the coding sequence ATGCGTCGATTTTCCATCAGCTTCCTCACCATCGCGGCGCTCGCCGCCTGCCTTCCCGGACATGCGGAGACAGGCCCGTTCCTCAACGGGATCTTCCCGAAAACAGCACCGGGACCGAGCGGCACCTGGGCGCTGGCGGATGCCTTCCCACACCTGACCTTCGTGGACCCCGTGCGGCTCGCCGCGGATCCGCGCGATGCGACGAAGGCATTCGTGGTCTGCCGCAACGGCCAGATCTGGCACATCCCTTTTTCCCCGGACGCAAAGCCGGAAGACAAGGTGCTGGCGCTGGACCTGAGCGCGAACACGCTGGGCTTCGGCGACTCCGGCATGATGTCGATGGTGTTCCACCCGGACTTCAACATCCCGGACAGCCCTAACCGTGGTCATGTCTATATCTACTACCAATACGTGCCGGAGCAACCGGGCGATTTCGACCCCGCCACGCCGAACTATCTGAGGCTGTCGCGGTTCACCATCGCGGATGGCGCGGGGGTGATCGACCCCGCTTCCGAGTTCGTGCTGATCCAGCAGTTCGACCGGCACGCGTGGCACACGGGCGGCGGGATGTTTTTCGGACAGGACCGCTTCCTTTACCTGGCGATCGGCGATGAGGGAGGGAGCAAGGATTTCTACAAGTCCGGCCAGAAGATCAACGACCGCCTTTTCGGAGGCATCCTGAGGATCGACGTGGACCAGGATCCGCAGCGTTCGCACCCGGTGAGGCGGAAGCCGAAGGCCATCCCGGTCCCGGCTGGGTGGCCGGAAACCTTCACGCAGGGCTACTCCATCCCAAATGACAACCCGTGGCTGGACCGGAAAGGCGGGGTGCTGGAGGAGTTCTGGAGCATCGGCACGCGCAACCCGCACTCCATGTGCCTGGATGAGGAGACGGGGGAAATCTTCGTGGCGGATGTGGGGCAGGACTCGCGGGAGGAAATCACCATCGCCCGCAAGGGAGGGAATCACCAGTGGCCCTACAAGGAAGGCACGATCGATGGCCCGCTGAAGAAGCCCGCGAAGCTCATCGGGAAGGAAGTACCGCCGGTTTTCGACTACGCGCGGTCGATGGGCGGCTGCGTGATCGGCGGGATGGTGTACCGCGGCCCCGCCCACTCCGGGACGCTGACCGGCAGATACATTTTCGGGGACCACGCGTCGCGCGGGATCTACGCCCTGGACCAGTCCGACGCAAAGCATGTGGAGGCGGAGTTCCTCACCAGCGTGCCGCGCTCGCCCGGGGACAAGCGGCGGCTTTCCGGCATCAGCGAGGGACCGGACGGGGAGCCGTATTTCATCGAGCTGGGCGATCCCGGCACGGACACGGGGAAAATCCACCGGCTGATCCGCTCCGGGACGCCGGTGCCGGAACCCCCGCGCCTGCTTTCCCAGACCGGGGCCTTCACGGACACCGCGGCACTCACCCCCTCCCCCGCCCTCCTGCCCTACGCGGTGAACTCCCCGCTGTGGACGGACGGCGCGGCGAAGCAACGCTGGATCTCCCTCCCCTCCGGTGCGGAAAAAGTCCGCTACCGGGAGCAGGGTGAGTGGGATTTCCCGGTGGGCACGGTGCTGGTGAAACACTTCGCCCTGCCGGTGGATGACCGAGATCCCGCGCAGGTGAAGCCGGTCGAGACGCGATTCTTCGTCCATGGCGAAGGCGGCCTCTACTACGGTGTCACCTACCGCTGGAACGAGGCGGGCACGGATGCGGAGCTGATCTCCAAACGCGAGAACCGCAAATTCCAGATCACCGGCAAGGATGGCAAAAAGCGGTCGCAGACATGGACGTTCCCGAGCAGGTCGGATTGCTTCACCTGCCACACCCCGGAGGCGGGCAGCGTGCTGGGCCTGCGGTCCCACCAGTTCTCTCCGGAGCAACTGGAATCCTGGAACCGCATGGGACACTTCGGGGAGTCTTTCGGAAATCGGGATGCCCACGCGCTGGTCCGGGCGGTGGACCCGCAGGATCCGCATGCCTCGCTCGATGACCGGGTGAAATCCTACCTCGATGCGAACTGCGCGCACTGCCACCACCCCGGTGGCGTGGCCGCGAATTTCGACGCCACCTACACCCGCCCGCTGTCCGCCCAGAAGCTGGTGCGCGGGATGGTCAACCGGCCGTTCACCGGGGCGCAGGACCGCGTGGTGACCGCCGGGGATCTCCCGCACTCCGTGCTGGCCGCACGCATGGGCGTGACGGGGGACAAACAGATGCCGCCGCTGGGCAAGAACGTGGTGGACCGGAAGGCGGTGGCGCTGGTGGAGGACTGGATCCGCAGCCTGGATGATGATCGCTTTCCGCCCAATACCCAGCCCGGCCTGCAGGCGGACTACTACAAGGGCAGTCGTTTCGACGAACTGGTCCTGAGCCGGACCGACCCCGCCGTGGACTTCGATTGGGGCAACGGCTACCCCGCCGAGGAAGTGGGGGTCGGAAATTTCTCCGTGCGCTGGCACGGGGAGGTCATCCCCCCGGCATCCGGGACCTACACGTTCATCGCCACCAATGACGACGGCATCCGCGTGATTGTGAACGGGGTGAAGGTCATCGACTCCTGGGCGGACCAACCGGCGACGGAACGCTCCGGCCCCATCCAGCTCACCGTAGGCAGGCCAGCGGATCTTGTGGTGGAGTTCTACAAATCGACCCCAGGAGCGACGGTGAAGCTGGCGTGGTCCGGCCCGGGCATCACCCGCGAGATCATTCCTGAGAATGCCTACCGCCGGTCCTCCACCACCGACCAGGAACCGGTGGCGGAGGATGATGAGATCCAGATGAGAAAGTCCGGCCCCACCGCCATCGACGTCCTGGACAATGACGTCGGCTTCAACGCCCCGCTGGGCATCCATGGCGTGAGCATCACCGAAGCCCCGGCACACGGCACCATCCGCATTTCCGGAGCCACCGGAAAACTGACTTACACCCCGGGTGCCACCGGCAAGAAGGAAGACTCATTCCGCTACACGGTGAGCGATTCACGGGGGCTGATTTCAAACGAGGCGACGGTGGTCCTTACGCCTGGCCCTTAA